A window of the Helianthus annuus cultivar XRQ/B chromosome 4, HanXRQr2.0-SUNRISE, whole genome shotgun sequence genome harbors these coding sequences:
- the LOC110937164 gene encoding adenylate-forming reductase 03009-like — MQQEAMDHRFSSCRGVSFEIKPHKDPFAIDAPRASRKSWVPWGSSKRIVPTSGAIISRSTSRASSHFCDVETDNEDDEDNVLINIEEGYELDNVSELPIPNSAKEQELPKAASKKVVSKPTKPKESRLSVILLDQGLFTVYKRLFMVCLALNITGLSLAATGHFPYARNHATVFSIGNLLALTLCRSEAFLRIVFWLAVNLLGHSWVPLRLKTATTSLLQSLGGIHSSCGVSSVAWLTYSLILTLKDRDNTSNLIIGVASTILLLLCLCCLAAFPLVRHLHHNVFERTHRFTGWTSLILLWAFIVLTKSYEPDTKSYRKDVGSILVKEQEFWLTLAVTILIIIPWVTVRRVAVKVSAPSGHASIIRFAGGVKPGILGRISPSPMSEWHAFGIISDGKEEHMMLAGAVGDFTKSLVSNPPSHLWVRQVHFAGLPYLVNMYNRVLVVATGSGICVFLSFLLQQGPAEVCLLWVAKGIEQNFGKEIKEWVSRHPKEKVIVHDTAVMGRPNVSEMSVAAARNWGAEVVIVTSNPEGSRDVVNACKSKGIPAFGPIWDS, encoded by the exons ATGCAACAAGAAGCCATGGATCATAGGTTTTCAAGTTGCCGAGGTGTATCCTTCGAGATCAAACCCCATAAGGATCCATTCGCCATTGATGCACCTCGTGCTAGCCGAAAATCTTGGGTTCCATGGGGATCTTCTAAAAGAATCGTGCCAACTTCGGGTGCCATCATTTCGCGCTCCACTAGTCGAGCCAGTAGCCATTTTTGTGACGTAGAAACCGACAATGAAGACGATGAGGACAACGTGCTGATCAACATAGAAGAAGGCTACGAGTTAGACAACGTCTCTGAGCTACCAATCCCAAATTCAGCTAAAGAACAAGAACTCCCAAAAGCTGCGAGCAAGAAAGTTGTTTCAAAGCCAACTAAACCCAAAGAGTCGCGATTGTCCGTGATCTTGCTCGATCAAGGCTTGTTCACGGTGTATAAGAGACTCTTTATGGTTTGTTTGGCTCTTAACATTACAGGGTTATCTCTTGCTGCCACAGGACATTTTCCATACGCTAGAAACCATGCTACTGTTTTCTCTATAGGCAACCTTCTTGCTCTAACACTATGTCGAAGTGAAGCCTTCTTACGCATAGTGTTTTGGCTTGCGGTTAACCTATTGGGCCATTCTTGGGT ACCTTTACGCCTCAAAACCGCTACCACCTCTTTACTTCAATCTCTAGGTGGGATTCATAGTAGTTGTGGCGTTTCTTCGGTCGCTTGGCTTACATATTCTCTAATTCTTACCCTCAAAGACAGAGACAACACTTCAAATTTGATAATTGGTGTCGCCTCAACCATCCTCTTGCTTCTCTGCCTTTGTTGCCTGGCGGCGTTCCCACTCGTCCGCCACCTTCACCATAACGTGTTCGAAAGAACTCACCGGTTCACTGGTTGGACCTCCTTGATTCTTCTTTGGGCTTTTATCGTGCTGACAAAGTCGTATGAACCAGACACAAAATCTTACAGGAAAGATGTAGGATCAATATTGGTTAAAGAGCAAGAATTCTGGTTAACCTTGGCTGTAACCATTCTAATCATCATCCCGTGGGTGACCGTGAGGCGGGTTGCGGTCAAGGTCTCCGCACCATCAGGTCACGCCTCAATAATAAGGTTCGCTGGAGGAGTAAAACCTGGGATACTAGGTCGGATTAGTCCGTCGCCGATGTCCGAATGGCATGCTTTTGGGATCATTTCTGATGGAAAAGAAGAGCACATGATGCTAGCCGGTGCAGTTGGTGACTTTACAAAATCACTAGTGTCGAACCCACCAAGCCATTTATGGGTTCGACAAGTCCATTTTGCTGGTCTACCTTATCTAGTTAACATGTACAATCGTGTTTTGGTGGTGGCAACCGGTTCTGGTATTTGTGTATTTCTGTCCTTCTTACTACAACAAGGTCCAGCGGAGGTGTGCTTGTTGTGGGTAGCTAAAGGGATTGAACAAAACTTTGGGAAAGAAATTAAGGAGTGGGTGAGTAGGCATCCGAAAGAGAAGGTGATAGTTCATGACACCGCGGTTATGGGGAGGCCTAATGTTTCGGAGATGAGTGTTGCAGCGGCAAGGAACTGGGGTGCGGAGGTGGTGATTGTCACAAGTAACCCTGAAGGTAGTCGAGATGTGGTGAATGCTTGTAAGAGTAAAGGGATCCCAGCTTTTGGTCCCATTTGGGACTCTTAG